A genomic window from Ascaphus truei isolate aAscTru1 chromosome 1, aAscTru1.hap1, whole genome shotgun sequence includes:
- the NUDT6 gene encoding nucleoside diphosphate-linked moiety X motif 6 isoform X2 — MSPRSPAGCCCCAGEARAAGCGVLDSLLRTVPGRGAGLSDSIKEWKAGGRIAVWLHIPIMQSRLIATAAAEGFTFHHAEYDSSTLTLWLKDEPNKLPAYATHQVGVAGAVLDEDTGKVLVVQDRNKMVNAWKFPGGLSDQGEDIGATAVREVIEETGIKSEFKSLLSIRQQHNHPGAFGKSDIYIICRLKPLSYSINFCPQECLKCEWMDLQELAYTSNTTPITSRIAKLLLYGYQAGFQKVDITMRTFPAVYTGLFYTLYHRELPETHENRTDL; from the exons ATGTCCCCGCGTTCCCCGGCGGGATGCTGCTGCTGTGCCGGGGAGGCTCGCGCTGCTGGGTGCGGGGTTCTAGACTCGCTGCTGCGCACTGTGCCGGGGCGCGGGGCGGGGCTCTCAG ACTCTATCAAGGAATGGAAGGCAGGTGGCAGAATAGCAGTGTGGCTGCATATTCCAATCATGCAAAGCAGGCTCATAGCCACAGCCGCTGCTGAAGGATTCACATTTCATCATGCAGAATATGACTCCTCCACACTTACGCTTTGGTTAAAGGACGAACCAAACAAGTTGCCTGCATATGCCACACACCAAGTAGGAGTTGCAG GTGCTGTACTAGACGAGGACACTGGCAAAGTGCTGGTTGTACAGGATAGAAATAAG ATGGTAAATGCATGGAAATTTCCAGGAGGTCTGTCTGATCAAGGTGAAGACATTG GAGCCACAGCAGTTCGGGAAGTTATAGAAGAGACTGGCATCAAGTCAGAGTTCAAGTCCCTCTTGAGCATAAGGCAGCAGCATAATCACCCTGGGGCCTTCGGGAagtcagatatatatattatctgtcgCCTAAAGCCACTGTCCTACAGTATAAACTTCTGCCCTCAGGAGTGCCTAAAGTGTGAGTGGATGGATCTTCAAGAGCTTGCCTACACCAGCAACACCACCCCCATCACTAGCAGAATTGCTAAGCTGCTACTGTATGGGTACCAGGCAGGTTTCCAAAAAGTTGACATAACTATGAGGACATTCCCAGCTGTTTATACAGGGCTTTTCTATACACTGTACCACAGGGAACTGCCAGAGACCCATGAAAATAGGACAGACCTCTAA
- the NUDT6 gene encoding nucleoside diphosphate-linked moiety X motif 6 isoform X1 produces the protein MLLLCRGGSRCWVRGSRLAAAHCAGARGGALRLEHSGEGGGAARCPSPSHSGSRPQGKLDKFGGVTVRLHPAQSLGEAGFRSWLQDSIKEWKAGGRIAVWLHIPIMQSRLIATAAAEGFTFHHAEYDSSTLTLWLKDEPNKLPAYATHQVGVAGAVLDEDTGKVLVVQDRNKMVNAWKFPGGLSDQGEDIGATAVREVIEETGIKSEFKSLLSIRQQHNHPGAFGKSDIYIICRLKPLSYSINFCPQECLKCEWMDLQELAYTSNTTPITSRIAKLLLYGYQAGFQKVDITMRTFPAVYTGLFYTLYHRELPETHENRTDL, from the exons ATGCTGCTGCTGTGCCGGGGAGGCTCGCGCTGCTGGGTGCGGGGTTCTAGACTCGCTGCTGCGCACTGTGCCGGGGCGCGGGGCGGGGCTCTCAGGTTAGAGCAcagcggggaaggagggggagcagCTCGGTGCCCCAGTCCCTCCCATTCAGGATCCCGGCCACAGGGGAAGCTGGACAAGTTCGGGGGAGTCACGGTCCGCCTGCACCCCGCACAAAGCCTGGGCGAAGCCGGCTTCAGGAGCTGGTTACAGG ACTCTATCAAGGAATGGAAGGCAGGTGGCAGAATAGCAGTGTGGCTGCATATTCCAATCATGCAAAGCAGGCTCATAGCCACAGCCGCTGCTGAAGGATTCACATTTCATCATGCAGAATATGACTCCTCCACACTTACGCTTTGGTTAAAGGACGAACCAAACAAGTTGCCTGCATATGCCACACACCAAGTAGGAGTTGCAG GTGCTGTACTAGACGAGGACACTGGCAAAGTGCTGGTTGTACAGGATAGAAATAAG ATGGTAAATGCATGGAAATTTCCAGGAGGTCTGTCTGATCAAGGTGAAGACATTG GAGCCACAGCAGTTCGGGAAGTTATAGAAGAGACTGGCATCAAGTCAGAGTTCAAGTCCCTCTTGAGCATAAGGCAGCAGCATAATCACCCTGGGGCCTTCGGGAagtcagatatatatattatctgtcgCCTAAAGCCACTGTCCTACAGTATAAACTTCTGCCCTCAGGAGTGCCTAAAGTGTGAGTGGATGGATCTTCAAGAGCTTGCCTACACCAGCAACACCACCCCCATCACTAGCAGAATTGCTAAGCTGCTACTGTATGGGTACCAGGCAGGTTTCCAAAAAGTTGACATAACTATGAGGACATTCCCAGCTGTTTATACAGGGCTTTTCTATACACTGTACCACAGGGAACTGCCAGAGACCCATGAAAATAGGACAGACCTCTAA
- the NUDT6 gene encoding nucleoside diphosphate-linked moiety X motif 6 isoform X3, with amino-acid sequence MQSRLIATAAAEGFTFHHAEYDSSTLTLWLKDEPNKLPAYATHQVGVAGAVLDEDTGKVLVVQDRNKMVNAWKFPGGLSDQGEDIGATAVREVIEETGIKSEFKSLLSIRQQHNHPGAFGKSDIYIICRLKPLSYSINFCPQECLKCEWMDLQELAYTSNTTPITSRIAKLLLYGYQAGFQKVDITMRTFPAVYTGLFYTLYHRELPETHENRTDL; translated from the exons ATGCAAAGCAGGCTCATAGCCACAGCCGCTGCTGAAGGATTCACATTTCATCATGCAGAATATGACTCCTCCACACTTACGCTTTGGTTAAAGGACGAACCAAACAAGTTGCCTGCATATGCCACACACCAAGTAGGAGTTGCAG GTGCTGTACTAGACGAGGACACTGGCAAAGTGCTGGTTGTACAGGATAGAAATAAG ATGGTAAATGCATGGAAATTTCCAGGAGGTCTGTCTGATCAAGGTGAAGACATTG GAGCCACAGCAGTTCGGGAAGTTATAGAAGAGACTGGCATCAAGTCAGAGTTCAAGTCCCTCTTGAGCATAAGGCAGCAGCATAATCACCCTGGGGCCTTCGGGAagtcagatatatatattatctgtcgCCTAAAGCCACTGTCCTACAGTATAAACTTCTGCCCTCAGGAGTGCCTAAAGTGTGAGTGGATGGATCTTCAAGAGCTTGCCTACACCAGCAACACCACCCCCATCACTAGCAGAATTGCTAAGCTGCTACTGTATGGGTACCAGGCAGGTTTCCAAAAAGTTGACATAACTATGAGGACATTCCCAGCTGTTTATACAGGGCTTTTCTATACACTGTACCACAGGGAACTGCCAGAGACCCATGAAAATAGGACAGACCTCTAA